From the genome of Candidatus Eisenbacteria bacterium:
TCGCCTTCCCGGAGTGGAGACCCTGGAGGTAGGCGCGCCATGGCGAGACGGCGCGCGATTGTCGGCGCGGGGGTCTTGTCGTAGAGGTCGCGTCCCATGGTCGACATGCCGGTGCACGACGCCGTCTCCTGGCCGACGGCGGAGGAGCTGGCGGTGAAGATGCTCGGCGAGTGCGGACATCGCTCGCCGTTGGCGGCGCGGGACGGCCACGAGCCGTTCGTCGACGAGGCGCGCCGCGTGCTCCTGTGCGCCGACACCGTCGACCTTGCGCGACTCGGGACTCCTCCACGCTCGTTCGAGCCGGCCGGGCGGCGAGCCCGCATCTTCTTCGACCCGCAGGCGCTCACCTGCGGCGTCCTCACCTGCGGCGGCCTCTGCCCGGGGCTCAACAACGTCGTGCGCGCGATCGTGCTGCGGCTCGCCTACGACTACCGGGTTCCGCGCATCTACGGCTTCCGCTACGGCTACGCGGGCCTCGCCCATCCCGACGTGCACGAGCCGGTCCTTCTCGATCCCGAAGGTGTCGAGCACATCCACGAGCGTGGGGGCACGGCGCTCGGCTCGTCGCGCGGCCCGCAGGACCTCGGCCGGATGGTCGATACGCTCGTCCGCCTCGACGTGAAGCTCCTCTTCGTCATCGGGGGCGACGGCGGGCTGCGCGGGGCATCGGCGCTCGCCACCGAGATCGCGCGGCGCGACCTGCCGATCGGGGTCGTCGGCGTCCCGAAGACCATCGACAACGACCTGCTGTGGACCTGGCGCAGCTTCGGCTTCGAGACCGCGGTCGAGGCCGCACGCTCCGTGCTCGCGTCCGCGCACGAGGAAGCCCGCGGCGCCTACAACGGAATCGGGCTCGTGAAGCTGATGGGCCGCTACGCCGGGTTCGTGGCCGCGCACGCGACGCTGGCGAGCGGCGACGTGAATTTCTGCCTGGTGCCGGAACGTCCCTTCGTGCTCGAAGGGCCCGACGGCTTCCTTGCGGCGCTCGAGGCGCGCCTCGCGGCCAAGCACCACGCGGTGGTCGTCGTCGCAGAGGGCGCCGGGCAGGAGCTGCTGTCGGACGGAGGAGTCCCCGCGCGCGACGCGTCCGGCAACGTCAAGCTGAAGGACGTCGGCACGTTCCTTCGCGACCGGCTCGCCGCGCATTTCACCGAACGGCGCATCGAGGCCACCGTCCGATACATCGATCCGAGCTATACGATACGGAGTCTGCCGACGAACTCGTTCGATGCGCAGCTCTGCCTCGCGCTCGGGCAGCACGCCGTCCACGCCGGCATGGCGGGGCGAACCGACCTGCTGGTCGCCGTGTGGAACCAGCGCTTCGTGCACGTCCCCATCCCGATCGCCGTCGCCGCCCAGCGCCGGCTCGATCCGCACGGCGAGCTGTGGCAGCGCGTCCTCGAGTCGACCGGCCAGTCGCTCTGAGCTCAGCCGCGCGTCGTGCGAAGCAGCGGGACGCAGTCCGCGGCGCACGGCGACGACGGATCGGGGACTGCCGCGGGTCGGTGCAGCACCGCCGTCGTCGGCGTGATCACCACGCGCTTGCCGTTCTCGACCACCGCCGTGCCGTCGACGATCAGGCTGTAGTCGCCCTCGGTCCGCACGGGATAGAGGAGCGATACCGACGGCCGCGCCGTCGCGTTGGCTCCTGTCCGCCTCCCGACCTCGGTCACGAGCACGTCGCCGTCCCAGCGTACGGCGCCGTGCACCGCGTGCGGGGTGCCGTCGTCGGAGACCGTGAGCAGGTACGCGGTACCGCCGCGCTCCAGGGTCGCGGCGCGCAGGCGTTCGAGCGGCACCGGAATGCTCATCGACGATGGGGAGCATAGCGGCCGGGAAGCGATGAAACCAGAGTAGCCCATCCTGACCAGCGCCGATGTTTTTCCGTGCCGTCCGTTGAATCGCACCGGAGCGCGATGGCAAGATGCGCCCGCGATGCGCCGCAGCCGCGCGCACGCGACGATCACGACGGGTCATTATCCACCGGAGGAGAAGCGCCCATGAGAGTCCAGAGGCACTGGTACCTGACACTCGTTGCGTTCGTCGCGCTCGCGTGCGCCAACAACAGAGCATCGCTGGCGCAGCCGCAGGGCGCGACCCAGGAGCTCGAGCACCTCGTCGCGCCGATCGCGCTCTATCCGGACCCGCTGATTGCGCAGATCCTGCCCGCGTCGACGAAGCCGCTCGAGGTCATGGACGCCGCATCGGCGCTCGCCCAAGGACGACCGAGCGAAGCGACCGCGTCGCAGTGGGACCCGAGCATCCAGGCGCTGCTCTCCTATCCCACCGTCTTGAAGATGATGAACGACAAGATCGACTGGACGACGCGGCTCGGGCAGGCGTTCATCTCAAACCAGGGTGGCGTCATGGCGTCGATCCAGGCCGTACGGGCCCAGGCCAAGAACGCCGGCAACCTGAGCTCGAACAGCTACCAAACGGTGCAGACGCAGGGCAGCACGATCATCATCGAGCCGGCGAACCCCGCCTACATCTACGTGCCGCAGTACAACCCCGTCGCGATCCTCGAGCCGGCGCCCTACTACGCCTACGCCCCCCTCATGACGTTCGGCGTCGGCTTCGCGGCCGGCGCGGCCACTGCCTACGCGTGCGACTGGGGCAACTACGGGAGCTACGGCAGCGTCACGATCAACAACAACTACCACTACAACTATTCGAACGACTACAACGCGTACCACTCCGGCTACGGATCGTCGGGCTCCTACACCGCGTACCACCCGCAATCGGGCACCTACACGGGCTACAACTCCAGGACCGGAACCTACGGCGCGTACAATCCCTCGACCGGCAAGTACGGGACGTACAATCCGTCGACGGGCGCGTACGACAAGAACGGCCAGACCGGGACGTACCATCCGCCCTCGTCGAGCGGCAGCTACGGTGCGTCTCACAGCTACGATTCGAGCGGCTGGGGCGGGCGTTCCTCGTGGGGCGGCGAGAGCGGCTCCGGCGCTGATGCATTCCATGGCCTGGGTGGCGGCGGCTGGGGCGCGCAGGATGCGAGCAACCGTGGCTGGGGCAGCGGCGGCGGTCGGAGCTACGGCGGCGGTGGCTGGGGTGGTGGCGGGGGCTTTGGCGGCGGCGGAGGCTTCGGCGGCGGCGGTTTCGACCGCGGCGGCGGAGGCTGGGGCGGCGGCGGCTTCGGCGGCTTCCGTGGCGGCGGGTTTGGCGGGTTCCGCGGCGGCGGCCGGCGCTGAGCGCGCCACGAGATCGGAACGGAGATCACGACATGACGACTTCAAGGATGAACCTCCACCTCGCGGCTCCGCGCGCCGCCGTCTCGCTCGTCGCGCTCGCCCTGTGGGCATGCGCCACCCGCGGCCCTGCGCCCGCCTCGCATCCTGCGTCGGGAGGGGAGCAGCACTTCTCGACGCCGAAGGCTGCGGTCGACGCGCTGCTGGCGGCCTGCCGCGCGAACGACGACGCCAAGATCGTCGCCATCTTCGGCGAGCAGGCGAAGGGAATCATCGCCACGGGCGACGCCGCGACCGATCGCGAGCGCTGCCAGAAGCTGGACGAGGCCGCGCAGCAGTCGATGCGCCTCGATCCGAAGGGCGGCGCCCTGCACCTCGTCGTCGGCACGGACGACTGGACCATGCCCATTCCGCTCGTGAAGGACGGCAAGGGGTGGTACTTCGACACGGCCGAGGGCATGCAGGAGATTCGCCGGCGCCGGATCGGCGCCGACGAGCTGGAGGCCATCACCGCCTGCCGCTTCTACGTCCATGCGCAGGAGGACTACGCGCGCCGCACCCGCGGCGTCTATGCGCAGAAGCTCGCCAGCTCACCGGGCAAGAAGGACGGTCTCTACTGGCCCTCCAAAGGCACGCGCGACATGAGCCCGCTCGGCCCCGTCGCCGCCGTGGTCGAAGGCACGAAGGGTGAGCACCCGCACGGCACGTGGCGTGGCTACCACTTCCGCATTCTCACCCGGCAGGGAAGCGCCGCGCGGGGTGGAGCGAAGACCTATGTCGCCGGCGGCCGCATGACCGGCGGCTTCGCGCTCGTCGCCTATCCGATCGTCTATGGGACGTCGGGCATCATGACGTTCGTCGTGGGTCCGGACGGCCAGGTCTACGAGAAGGATCTCGGCGAGAAGACCGCCGAGCTCGCGGGCGCGATCACGGAGTACGATCCCGACGGCACGTGGAAGCGCGTGGGCGGGTGACGGGTGCGCACGGGGGCGCGTGAACATGCTCCCGTCGTGTGGTAACTCGCCCCGATGATGACATCCCACAAGTCGATCCTCGCCTCCGCCTTCCTCACCGCCCTCGCTGCGGTCTGGTGCACCGGATGTCCGCAGATGGCCATCGTGCAGGGGGCGACCATGGTCGCCGGCGCCGCCGCCGACGACCGCACGCTCGACCAGCAGGCCGCCGATCTCGACGTGAAGAGCACCGTCGAGGGCGCGCTGCTCAACACGAACGCCACGCTCGCCGCCAAGGTGAACGTCGACGTCTACCTGGGTCGCATCATGCTGACGGGCGTGGTCGGGAGCTGGGACGCGCGCCGGCAGGCCGTCGACATCACCCGGCAGGCCGCGCCCGGTCACGAGATCTTCGACGACATGGAGGTGGCGATCGGCAACAGCATCGCCGACTCGGCGACCGATTTCGCCGTCAACAAGGACCTGGGCGTGAACCTCCTCGCCGACGAGGGGCTCGCCTCACAGAGCTTCCAGCACCGGGTCGTCAACGGCACCGCCTTCATCATGGGCCAGGCACAGACGGAGGCCCAGATCGACGAAGCCCGGCGCGCGGCGCTGCAGACGCCCGGCATCAACCGGGTCGTGACGCACATCCTGTTGCGGTGAGCGCCGCGGCGACGAGCGCTGGCGCGGAGTCGGTGGGGTCGCGCCGGCGCGCGGCTGCGATCGCGCACGTTGCTGCCGCGGCGCTCTGCCTGTGCGGCTGCAGCCGCCTGTTCGGTGCCCGCGCGACCCTCGGACCCGGAGCCATCGTGCGCGGGCGCGGGCTCTACAACGAGGTCATAAGCAGTACCAACAACGAGCAGACGCTCGAGCTGATCGTCCACGCGCGCTACGGCGAGCCGTCCGGGCTGCTCTCGGTCTCGAGCATCACGGCCAACCTACGTACATCGACGTTGACCGCGGCCCAGTTCGGCATCGGTCCGTCGAGCAACTACTCGGGCAACATCGTGCCGCTCTCCGTCGGGGTCGCGTACGAGGAGAATCCGACCATCGCTTACACGCCGGTGCAAGGCGAGCGTTTCGCGAAGGCGATCCTGGCTCCGGTCGGCCTCGACGTGCTGGTGCTGCTGGGCGGCATCGAGCATGCGCCGGCCAAGCTCATCTCGATCCTCGTCAAGCAGGTCAACGGGTTGCAGAATCCACTCTACGGTCCACCCGAATCGTACGCCGACTTCGACGCGGCCATCGCGCTGCTCGAACGCCTGCAGCTCGTGGGGCAGGCCACGTGGACGTCCACGTCGACGAAGACGGGGGGCTTCGCCCTCGTGATCCACGACTACGCGGCCACGAACCGCGACGTCGTTCGAGACCTGCTGCGAATGTGGGGGCTCTCGCCGTCGCTCGCCCGGACGGATCGGGACATCGTCCTGCCCGTCAGTCTGGCCGTCGGACGGGCCACCAAACCCGAGCTCAACGTCCAGACGCGCTCGGTCTACGACCTGATCGAGCTCGCCGCGCGTGCGGTCGAAGTGCCGCCCGAGCACGCCGCGCTGCACCTGGCCGATCCCGAACTCGCGGGCGTTTCGTCCTTTCGGGGCGTGATGCGGATCCACAGCTCCTCGAGTCGTCCGTCCACCGACGTGCTCGTCGCCGTCCGCCACCGCGGCTACTGGTTCTACATCGCGGCGGACGACGGACCGAGCAAGCTCGCATTCCGCCTGCTGCATACCCTCATCGGCATGCGCCTCGTCGAGGGAACGCCGCAGACGGTGCCGACGCTCACGATCCCCGTGGGGAGGTGAGTCCCGGCGCGGTCTCGCACCTTGCGCGCCGGGGACCGGGTGCGCAGCTTCGAGGGTGATGACGGAACGCAGAGCGCAGGCGAACGATCTCCTGCTCCGGTTCGCGGACCGCACCGGGCTGCTCTCCCCGCGCGTCCCGCAGCGTTATCTCTGGACCGACGCCTTTGCCGTCTGCACGCTCGAAGGTCTGGGGCGCATCACCGGAGAATCGCGATTCGGCGAGCTGGCCCTGCAGCTGGTGGATCAGGTGCATCACGTCCTCGGCCGGCATCGGCCCGACGATCCGCGCTCCGGTTGGATCAGCGGGCTCGGCGACGCGGACGGCGAGAGACATCCGACCGCGGGCGGCTTCAGGATCGGCAAGCCGCTCCCCGAACGCCAGCCGGGGGAGCCGCTCGACGAACGCCTCGAATGGGACCGGGACGGCCAGTACTTCCACTACCTCACCAAGTGGATGCACGCGCTCGATCAGGTGACCCGATGGACCGGCCAGCCGCTCTTCACGCGCTGGGCACGGGAGCTGGCGCGGGTCTCGCACCGCGCCTTTACGTACATGCCGCGGCCAGGCGGACCGAAACGGATGTACTGGAAGATGAGCGTCGACCTGTCGCGCCCGCTGGTTCCCTCGATGGGACAGCACGATCCGGTCGACGGCTTCGTCACGTGCCTGCAGCTCGAAGCCACGGGGTCGGGAATCGAGCCGCGCGTGACCGACGCGCGCGAGGACTTTGCGGCGATGATCGATCGCCGCGCGCTCGCGACGACGGACCCCCTCGGCATCGGGGGACTCTTGGCGGATGCCTGTCGGCTCGCACAGCTCGCGCCGCACGACGCCGGCGTCGACGCCTTGATCGACGCGCTGCTCGCATCGGCGCTCGCCGGACTCCCACGCTACCTGGCTCAGTTCGACCTCCGCGCCCCAGCGCGCCACCGTCTCGCATTCCGCGAGCTCGGGCTCGCCATCGGACTGGCCGGCGTCGAGTCGGCGGCCTGGCACGGCGTGAGCCCCACGGTCCGCACGCGCCTCGATCGGCTGGCGCCGTTCGTACGACTCCGTGCCGACATCGAGACGTTCTGGCTCGAACCGAGCCACCGGCGCGCCGACACCTGGCTCGAGCACGAAGACATCAACGACGTCATGCTGGCGACGAGCCTCGAACCCGACGGATTCCTGATCCTCGGCCCCGCCCCGGGCGTCTAGCCGTTGGCCGCGCGGCGAGCCGCCCCGTACAGCTCGGTGAGCGCCGCGAGCTTGTGCACGGCGAGCACCACGAAGTCCGCGCCGAGTGGCGCCACCTTCGTCGGGTCGAATTGCTCGACGAGCCGAAGATAGGCTGCATCGACGTCGGTCGCATTCGACGCGGTGCCGAGCCCAAGGGCTCGGAGGGCGCTCGCACCTTCGTCATCCCGCGCAACCGCGCGGCGTGTCGCAGCCGCCGTGGCGGCCGTGCCGGTGTCGCCGGTCGGCTCGCTCGGTCCCAGGTAGTCGCGGATCTCCCGCATGCCCGCGCCGAGCCGCTCGGCGATGGCGGTAAAGACGCGGCGCTCGTCGTCGTCGACGGCGCCGTCGCTCGCGGCCACGCCCGCGAGCACCGAGAGCACCGTCCCGATGAGAGCTGGACCGGTACCCGAGAGCGCGCGGCATGCCTCGCCGACGTCGACCGGCATCCGGGTGGCCCGCTGCAGCTCCTCGGCTACGAGTGGGCTCAACGGCCCGAGGCCGATCTGGTCGAGGCGGGTGGCCTCGTGGATCTCCTCGGTCGCAAGCCGTCGATCCGCGACCATCATGGCGGCGACGAGCCGCGCAATCGCGTGGCGGAGCGTCGGCTGGCCTGTCGTTGGATTCGGGTCCATCGCTCACCTCCGATCATGCCCCGTCGGACGGGACCGACCTATTGCACCGTGCATGCCATCGGAGCGGTCGTGATCGAGGCGTTTCGATTCCCAGCTGCCGGAACCGACGGCCCGGGATCACCCCGAAGTCGGAAATCGCCGGCGCCGTCGGAGCCGGCCGCACGCGACGGCACGGCACGGTACGCCGCTTGGATTCCCGGAAGGACGTGTCGTACGTACCGGACATGGTCGCCGAACGCGATCCTCCGCCATGAAGAACTTCGAGATCGCGCGCCTCTTCGACCTGATGGCCGACGTGCTCGAGCTGCGCGAGGAAAACGTCTTCCGGATCCGGGCATATCGGCGCGCCGCACAGAGCCTCGAATCGCTCCGCGAGGACGTACAGACGCTCGCACGGGACGATCGCCTCGACGAGATCCCGGGCATCGGCGCCGACCTGGCCGGCAAGATCGCCGAGTACCTCCAGACCGGCCACGTGCGCGACATCGAGCGGGCCACGAAGAAGATCCCGGCCGGCGTGGTGGCGCTCATGAACGTACCCGGCATCGGGCCCAAGATGGCGATGCGGCTTCACGAGAAGGGCATCACGGGCATCGATCGCCTCGAGAAGGCCGCCCGTGCGGGCCGGCTGCGCGGGCTGCCGGGCATCCAGGCCAAGACCGAGCAGAGCATCCTGCGCGGCATCGCGCTGGTGCGCAGCGGCGAGGCGCGCATGCTGCTCGGCCGCGCGCTTCCGATCGGCAGGACGATCGTCGAAGCGCTACGGCGCACCCGCGGCGTGAAGCAGATCACCCTCGCCGGGTCCGTGCGGCGCGGTCGCGAAACCGTCGGCGACATCGACGTGCTCGTCACGTCCGATCGCCCCGCCGCCGTGATGGACGCCTTCGTCGCGCTGCCGGACGTCGCCGAGATCCTCGAGAAGGGTGCGACCAAAGGATCCATCCGGCATCGCGAAGGCATCCAGGTCGACCTCCGCGTGATGGAGCCGGCGTCGTTCGGCGCTGCGCTCGTCTACTTCACCGGGTCGAAGCAGCACAACATCCGGATTCGCGAGATGGCGGTGCGGAGGCATCTCAAGATCAACGAGTACGGCGTGTTCCGCGAGAAGAGCGGCGCGCGCGTGGCGGGCGCGACCGAGGAGGAGGTCTACAGCGCCGTCGGGCTGCCGTGGATCCCGCCGGAGCTGCGTGAGGACGCGGGCGAGATCGAGGCCGCGCTCGCGCGCCGTCTGCCCGCGCTCGTCACGCTCGACGAGGTGCGCGGCGACCTGCATTGCCACACGAAGGCCTCCGACGGCCGCGCGACGATCGAGGAGCTGGTCGGCGCAGCGCGGGAGCGCGGCTACGAGTACGTGGCCATCACCGATCACAGCCGCTCCGCGCGTGTCGCCGGCGGACTCTCCCTTCCGGAGATCCGTACGCATGCCGCCAGAGTCCGCGCCGTCGCCCGAACCTCGCGCGGGATCAACGTGCTCGCCGGAGTCGAGTGCGACATCATGCCGGACGGGTCGATGGATTATCCGGACGAGGTGCTCGGCCAGCTCGACGTGGTGGTCGCGGCCGTGCACGCCCGCTTCAAGCAGCCGGGACCGGAGATGACGCGGCGACTCTGCCGCGCGCTCGAGAACCCGAACGTCGACGTGCTCGCGCATCCGTCCGGCCGCCTCCTCGGCGAACGCGACGCATACGCCTTCGACCTCGAGAGGGTCCTGGACACCGCCAAGCGGCACGACAAGGCGATCGAGATCAACGCCTATCCGACGCGACTCGACCTGAACGCCGTGCAGGCCCGCCGCGCGCACGAGCGCGGCGTCCTGCTCGCGATCGACACCGACGCCCACATGGTCGACCATCTCGCCTCGATGGAGCTCGGCGTCATGACCGCGCGCCGCGGATGGGTGCAGCCGGCGGGCGTCATCAATACCTGGCCGGTGAAGAAGCTCCGCGCATGGCTCGCACGGCACCGAGGATGACCGAGGCGGGCCGATCGTAGTCGACCGAGCCGCTGGCTACTCGTTGCTCGCGCGGCGGCGTACTGGGGATTCGACGACGTCGCGCGCCGGTGCCGTCGGCGCGACGCCGCCACGGGCACGCGCCTTCAGCCTGCGCAGGCCGTGTCGCACGTAGTCGGCGTCGAGGCTCAGGCAATGGCAGATCGTTTCGAAGGCACAGAGCCAGGAGCGATCCTCCGACTCGATCCAGCGCTCGGCGCCGGCGAACAGCTCCCGAGTCCGCCGGTCCGCCGGCGTCAGGTACTTCATGTAGTCCTCGATCCCGAGCTCCAAGACCGCGAACATGAGCCGCTGCTCGCCCGTCAGGTCCTTGCGCCGGCGGACACGGTCGAAATACTGCGTCGGCAGCAGGGCATCGGGGACGAAGACACGCGAGGCGCGCTCGTGAGCGTCGTCTTTTGGCACCATCCGCATGTAACCACGATTCACCGTCATGGTAGGGCCGGGTGCACGAGCGGCCGCTCGCTCCGTCGCGACGGGGGTCCCGCAAGGTCAGGCGGTTGCGAAGGATTGGGACGGTGACGAGTCACGGCGCGCGCCGAGCGATCAAACTCACGGCGAACACCCCGGCCGCCGCCATCACGATCAGCGGGCCCGTGGGACGGTCGAAGCGGGTTGCGAGCGCGTCGCCCGCGACCGTGGCGAATACCGCCACCAGGGCCGCGGTCGTGAGCATGCCGCGGAGGCTCCGCGCCAGATACTTCGCCGTGGCCGCCGGGATGATGATCAGCGACCCCATCAGCAGGACGCCCAGGTAGCGGAGCCCGAGCGCCACGGTGAGCGCGAATGCGAACAGGTAGATCAGATCGAGGCGGCGGACGTCGACCCCCGCGGTGCGCGCGATGTCGGGCGACACGAGCGCGACGAGGAGCCGGTGACGTGCCACGAGAACGAAAACCACCACGGCGATGGCACCTGCGAGGCCGATGGCGAGCTCCCCTTGCGTCAGGGCACCCGGCGAGCCGAGAAGCGCATCGATCAGCTCGTCACCCGAGGCGAGGATGCTGCCCACCGCGAGCGCCGTCGAGAAGACGACACCGATCAACGTCTCGGTCGCGATCCGCGTTCGACTCTCGAGCGTCCAGATGAGAACGGCGCCGAGGCCGAGCGCCGCGGCGGCACCGAGCGCAGGATGCACGCCGAACGCCAGCGCGAGACCGATCCCCGGCAACGCGACGTGCGAGATCGCATCCGCGGCGAGCGTCATGCGACGCATCACCGCGAAGCTCCCGACGAGCCCGGCCGCGACGGCCATCGCGATCGAGAGCACGAGCGCGCTAGCCGGCATCGTCGTGCAGGTGGAACTTGACGGGCGCGCCGTACATCTCGGCCATCTTCTCGGGCGTGAGCACGTCGCGCGGCGCACCCAGGCACGGGCGACCACGGCCGAGACAGAGCACGCTGGAGGCATGCCGATAGACGATGCTGAGCTCGTGCGAGATCAGCATCAACGTCAGCCCCCTGCGCTCCTGCAGCCGGCGGATGGTGGCGTAGATGCGCTCTCCACCCGGCTCGTCGACTCCGGCGGTGGGCTCGTCGAAGAGCAGCACCGTCGGCCGCCCGATGAGCGCGAAGGCCAACAGCAGCCGCTGGAATTGCCCACCCGAGAGCGTGCCGATCGGACGCGTCGCGCTCGCGACCGGCAGCCCGACGAGATCGAGCGCGTCCGCGAGCTCGTCCCGGCCGGCCCGCGAGAGCGCCAACTTCGCGCGCAGGAAATCGAGACCCGTGATCGGCAGGTCGCGCTCGATGTCGAGCTTCTGTGGCACGTACCCGACCCGCGTGCCAGGCGCCCACTCGAGGGCTCCGCGATATGGCACCGCGCCCACGAGCGCGCGGAAGAGCACCGTCTTTCCCGAGCCGTTCGGACCGATCACGGCGAGGGTGCTTCCCTGCGGCACCGCGAAGCTGAGGTCGTCGAGGACGGGAGTCCCTCCGAAGGCTACCGACAGATGCTCGACTCGCAGAACGACCTCCACGCCGGGGCTCTCTAGCATTGGGCGCGCGCCTTCACCGCACCGGTTCGCGATGGCTCCGCGGGAGCGTGTTCCGCCACCGTCGTCTCACCTGGGCCGCCGCAACACCGGCGGTGCGGACGGGCGCGATCGAGCCCCACGCTCTCGCCGTCCGCGGATGAGGCCCGCCTCCAGGCGAACGAAGCGGAGCGTCTTCCGGTCGTAGGTGCGCAGGTCGATGCCGAGCCGGCGTGCCAACCGCGTAACGGCGGGAAGGAGCTCCGGGTCGGCCTTTCGCCAGAAGGGCCTGAGCTCTCGCAGGAATACGTTCGCGGTGACCGGCCCGATCCCGTAGAACGCCTCCACACGCGCCTCGAGGTCGTGCGCGTCGAGGGCGAGGTCGTGCAGCCGCAGGAGGCTTCCGCCGTATTCGTCGAGGAGCGTTTGGCAATCGCGCAGGACCTGAGTGGATTTCCGACCGTCGTAGCGAACGTAACCGCCCTCGCGCATGATCGGGTCCACCAGGAAGTCCCAGCCGGCGCGGACGATCGCTCGGGGGCTCGTCATCCGGTGGCGGACGAAGACCCGGAAAGTGTTCTTGGCGATGTCCTCCGAGATCCGGGCGCCGAAGAGCACGCTGGCGAGGAACCAACGAAAGCACTCGGCGTCGGTGTTCCGGGCGAGCTCTATCCCGAGCTCTTCGGAATAGAGCGTGGTGCGTGCGAGCGCTGCGGTTGCGCCGGCGCTCGCGGTTCGACGGGCGCCCGCTCGCGGATGGCCGCTCCCCGTCCTCGTCAACGCACCGATGTGTAGCCGCCGGGGACGCCGGCCGGCGACAGGACGATCTGCCAGAGCTGGTTCTGGCACGCCCGGACGGCAGCGGCGCACGTAAGTGGATAGTCTCGCCACACGCGACGGAACCGCTCGTCGTAGCCGTCGCGGAGCCGGCTCCAATTCGACCGGACGTTGCCTACTCCGACGTGGCTCGGGAACGACAGCCGCTCGGCTCGCATGGTCATTCCGCAGCCGAGCCGCAGCAATCACCATGCCGCCCA
Proteins encoded in this window:
- a CDS encoding ATP-dependent 6-phosphofructokinase: MVDMPVHDAVSWPTAEELAVKMLGECGHRSPLAARDGHEPFVDEARRVLLCADTVDLARLGTPPRSFEPAGRRARIFFDPQALTCGVLTCGGLCPGLNNVVRAIVLRLAYDYRVPRIYGFRYGYAGLAHPDVHEPVLLDPEGVEHIHERGGTALGSSRGPQDLGRMVDTLVRLDVKLLFVIGGDGGLRGASALATEIARRDLPIGVVGVPKTIDNDLLWTWRSFGFETAVEAARSVLASAHEEARGAYNGIGLVKLMGRYAGFVAAHATLASGDVNFCLVPERPFVLEGPDGFLAALEARLAAKHHAVVVVAEGAGQELLSDGGVPARDASGNVKLKDVGTFLRDRLAAHFTERRIEATVRYIDPSYTIRSLPTNSFDAQLCLALGQHAVHAGMAGRTDLLVAVWNQRFVHVPIPIAVAAQRRLDPHGELWQRVLESTGQSL
- a CDS encoding pyridoxamine 5'-phosphate oxidase family protein, with translation MSIPVPLERLRAATLERGGTAYLLTVSDDGTPHAVHGAVRWDGDVLVTEVGRRTGANATARPSVSLLYPVRTEGDYSLIVDGTAVVENGKRVVITPTTAVLHRPAAVPDPSSPCAADCVPLLRTTRG
- a CDS encoding DUF3300 domain-containing protein — encoded protein: MRVQRHWYLTLVAFVALACANNRASLAQPQGATQELEHLVAPIALYPDPLIAQILPASTKPLEVMDAASALAQGRPSEATASQWDPSIQALLSYPTVLKMMNDKIDWTTRLGQAFISNQGGVMASIQAVRAQAKNAGNLSSNSYQTVQTQGSTIIIEPANPAYIYVPQYNPVAILEPAPYYAYAPLMTFGVGFAAGAATAYACDWGNYGSYGSVTINNNYHYNYSNDYNAYHSGYGSSGSYTAYHPQSGTYTGYNSRTGTYGAYNPSTGKYGTYNPSTGAYDKNGQTGTYHPPSSSGSYGASHSYDSSGWGGRSSWGGESGSGADAFHGLGGGGWGAQDASNRGWGSGGGRSYGGGGWGGGGGFGGGGGFGGGGFDRGGGGWGGGGFGGFRGGGFGGFRGGGRR
- a CDS encoding DUF2950 domain-containing protein yields the protein MTTSRMNLHLAAPRAAVSLVALALWACATRGPAPASHPASGGEQHFSTPKAAVDALLAACRANDDAKIVAIFGEQAKGIIATGDAATDRERCQKLDEAAQQSMRLDPKGGALHLVVGTDDWTMPIPLVKDGKGWYFDTAEGMQEIRRRRIGADELEAITACRFYVHAQEDYARRTRGVYAQKLASSPGKKDGLYWPSKGTRDMSPLGPVAAVVEGTKGEHPHGTWRGYHFRILTRQGSAARGGAKTYVAGGRMTGGFALVAYPIVYGTSGIMTFVVGPDGQVYEKDLGEKTAELAGAITEYDPDGTWKRVGG
- a CDS encoding BON domain-containing protein translates to MMTSHKSILASAFLTALAAVWCTGCPQMAIVQGATMVAGAAADDRTLDQQAADLDVKSTVEGALLNTNATLAAKVNVDVYLGRIMLTGVVGSWDARRQAVDITRQAAPGHEIFDDMEVAIGNSIADSATDFAVNKDLGVNLLADEGLASQSFQHRVVNGTAFIMGQAQTEAQIDEARRAALQTPGINRVVTHILLR
- a CDS encoding TerB family tellurite resistance protein — translated: MDPNPTTGQPTLRHAIARLVAAMMVADRRLATEEIHEATRLDQIGLGPLSPLVAEELQRATRMPVDVGEACRALSGTGPALIGTVLSVLAGVAASDGAVDDDERRVFTAIAERLGAGMREIRDYLGPSEPTGDTGTAATAAATRRAVARDDEGASALRALGLGTASNATDVDAAYLRLVEQFDPTKVAPLGADFVVLAVHKLAALTELYGAARRAANG
- the polX gene encoding DNA polymerase/3'-5' exonuclease PolX; this encodes MKNFEIARLFDLMADVLELREENVFRIRAYRRAAQSLESLREDVQTLARDDRLDEIPGIGADLAGKIAEYLQTGHVRDIERATKKIPAGVVALMNVPGIGPKMAMRLHEKGITGIDRLEKAARAGRLRGLPGIQAKTEQSILRGIALVRSGEARMLLGRALPIGRTIVEALRRTRGVKQITLAGSVRRGRETVGDIDVLVTSDRPAAVMDAFVALPDVAEILEKGATKGSIRHREGIQVDLRVMEPASFGAALVYFTGSKQHNIRIREMAVRRHLKINEYGVFREKSGARVAGATEEEVYSAVGLPWIPPELREDAGEIEAALARRLPALVTLDEVRGDLHCHTKASDGRATIEELVGAARERGYEYVAITDHSRSARVAGGLSLPEIRTHAARVRAVARTSRGINVLAGVECDIMPDGSMDYPDEVLGQLDVVVAAVHARFKQPGPEMTRRLCRALENPNVDVLAHPSGRLLGERDAYAFDLERVLDTAKRHDKAIEINAYPTRLDLNAVQARRAHERGVLLAIDTDAHMVDHLASMELGVMTARRGWVQPAGVINTWPVKKLRAWLARHRG
- a CDS encoding metal ABC transporter permease; the encoded protein is MPASALVLSIAMAVAAGLVGSFAVMRRMTLAADAISHVALPGIGLALAFGVHPALGAAAALGLGAVLIWTLESRTRIATETLIGVVFSTALAVGSILASGDELIDALLGSPGALTQGELAIGLAGAIAVVVFVLVARHRLLVALVSPDIARTAGVDVRRLDLIYLFAFALTVALGLRYLGVLLMGSLIIIPAATAKYLARSLRGMLTTAALVAVFATVAGDALATRFDRPTGPLIVMAAAGVFAVSLIARRAP